Proteins from a genomic interval of Symmachiella macrocystis:
- a CDS encoding NAD(P)/FAD-dependent oxidoreductase yields the protein MDRNPQHKNGTSPPRVVIVGGGFGGLQIATALGKSQAAVILIDRRNYHLFQPMLYQVATAELSPANIAAPLRSILRKQKNTDVVLGEVTSVDLDQKIVRFNGGEISYDYLVLATGVRQSYFGHDEFAPFAPGLKSIDDALELRRRILLAFEEAEWEADEASRRAKLTFVIVGGGPTGVELAGAIMDIASNTLPSEFRNIDTKTARVILIEGSPRLIAAMPEDLSKRVHKALEEMHVEIRLHTIVTNVDDTGVYIGDEHVPAENVFWAAGVQGQALAHELGVEIDRGSRIVVGPDLSIPDHPEVFVVGDAAHATDATSGKPVPGVAQGAIQSGRFVAEQIKRELEGGDPKNRPAFSYHDKGSMAMIGRGNAVAAIGKRHFGGLLGWLTWSVVHVMFLVGFGNKLTVMCDWFWNYIRHTRQARLITGDPEFQLKQFGTGGKTDATPTPSQTDEVDAASN from the coding sequence ATGGATAGGAATCCCCAACATAAAAACGGTACGTCCCCGCCGCGTGTGGTGATTGTGGGGGGCGGGTTTGGTGGTTTGCAAATCGCCACTGCTCTTGGCAAGTCTCAAGCGGCGGTCATACTGATCGATCGCCGCAATTATCATCTGTTTCAACCGATGCTGTATCAGGTGGCGACGGCCGAATTGTCGCCGGCAAATATTGCCGCTCCGCTGCGATCGATTTTGCGTAAACAAAAAAACACCGATGTCGTCCTGGGCGAAGTCACCTCGGTCGATCTGGACCAAAAGATCGTCCGCTTCAACGGGGGTGAGATTAGCTACGACTATTTAGTGCTAGCCACTGGAGTGCGTCAGTCCTATTTTGGGCACGACGAATTCGCGCCGTTTGCACCGGGATTGAAGTCAATCGACGATGCCTTGGAATTGCGGCGACGGATTTTGCTGGCCTTTGAAGAAGCTGAATGGGAAGCGGATGAAGCATCGCGGCGGGCAAAGCTCACTTTCGTGATCGTGGGAGGAGGCCCAACCGGCGTGGAACTGGCCGGCGCCATTATGGACATCGCCTCCAACACGCTGCCGAGCGAATTTCGCAACATCGATACCAAAACGGCGCGGGTGATTCTCATCGAAGGGAGTCCACGTTTAATCGCCGCCATGCCCGAGGATCTGAGCAAACGCGTGCACAAGGCCTTGGAGGAGATGCATGTCGAGATTCGCTTGCACACCATTGTCACCAATGTCGACGATACGGGTGTCTATATCGGCGATGAACATGTGCCGGCGGAGAATGTGTTCTGGGCCGCCGGTGTTCAAGGGCAAGCGCTCGCGCATGAATTAGGAGTGGAGATCGATCGCGGTAGCCGCATCGTAGTGGGGCCGGATCTTTCGATCCCCGATCATCCCGAGGTGTTTGTCGTGGGAGACGCCGCCCATGCGACCGATGCCACTTCTGGAAAGCCGGTCCCCGGAGTCGCACAAGGAGCGATCCAATCCGGCCGCTTTGTCGCCGAGCAAATCAAACGCGAACTGGAGGGCGGCGATCCGAAAAACCGGCCCGCTTTCAGTTATCACGACAAAGGATCAATGGCGATGATCGGCCGCGGCAATGCGGTCGCAGCCATCGGCAAAAGACATTTTGGCGGCCTGTTGGGCTGGCTGACCTGGAGCGTCGTGCACGTGATGTTTTTGGTTGGTTTTGGCAACAAGTTGACGGTGATGTGCGATTGGTTTTGGAATTATATTCGCCACACACGGCAAGCCCGCCTCATTACCGGCGATCCGGAATTCCAACTGAAACAATTTGGCACTGGCGGTAAAACAGATGCGACACCGACCCCTTCGCAAACCGATGAGGTCGATGCCGCGTCTAACTAA